The Prosthecobacter vanneervenii genome has a segment encoding these proteins:
- a CDS encoding sulfatase family protein: protein MKSPGLIFALITLWCGSMQAADRPNVLLILADDLGYGDVRCYNEQSKVPTPNIDKLARDGMRFTDAHSPATVCTPSRYSLMTGQMAFRVPNGGTVFQGAGGPSLIAPGRLTLPAMLKKQGYATAAVGKWHVGLTFRDSLGEAIHKGAKEEIKRIDFTRRIEGGPLDHGFECFFGTACCPTTDWLYAFIDGDHIPVPPQGPLDRSKLPKHPYANDCRAGVIAPDFPMEEVDLLFLKKSREFMQEHVNRAPKKPFFLFHATQAVHLPSFAAPEFQNKTKAGPHGDFIAELDHIVGELLKELEKLGIADKTLVLLSSDNGPETTSVAHMRADYAHDGARPWRGMKRDAWEGGHRVPLIVRWPGHVKGGSTSDQIVCLTDVMATLAAITGAELPPNAAEDSFNLQPVLESKATAAVRPYLLMQAFAGARTLSIRRGNWKYIDHRGSGGNNYASFELKRYKLTESAPEAEGQLYDLANDPGETNNLYLKRPEIVAELKALLEQSKREGRSTSPPPP, encoded by the coding sequence ATGAAATCACCCGGGCTCATTTTCGCACTGATCACGCTGTGGTGCGGTTCCATGCAGGCGGCCGACCGGCCAAACGTACTGCTGATTCTGGCGGATGATCTGGGGTATGGGGACGTGCGTTGCTACAACGAGCAGTCCAAGGTGCCCACGCCCAACATCGACAAGCTGGCACGTGATGGCATGCGCTTCACAGACGCCCACAGTCCTGCCACCGTATGCACGCCTTCGCGCTACAGTCTCATGACGGGACAGATGGCCTTTCGTGTGCCGAATGGCGGCACGGTGTTTCAAGGTGCAGGCGGCCCCAGCCTGATCGCGCCTGGCAGGCTCACACTGCCAGCCATGCTGAAAAAACAGGGCTACGCCACCGCCGCCGTTGGCAAGTGGCATGTGGGCCTGACTTTCCGAGATTCATTGGGCGAGGCCATTCACAAAGGAGCCAAGGAGGAGATAAAGCGCATCGACTTCACTCGTCGTATCGAGGGCGGCCCGCTGGATCATGGCTTTGAGTGTTTCTTTGGCACGGCCTGCTGCCCCACGACGGACTGGCTGTATGCGTTCATCGACGGCGACCATATCCCCGTGCCGCCGCAGGGTCCGCTGGACAGGTCAAAGCTGCCCAAGCATCCGTATGCCAATGACTGCCGCGCAGGAGTTATCGCGCCAGACTTCCCGATGGAGGAAGTGGACCTGCTCTTTCTGAAAAAGAGCCGGGAGTTCATGCAGGAACATGTGAACCGCGCACCGAAAAAGCCCTTCTTTCTCTTTCATGCCACGCAGGCCGTGCATCTGCCATCCTTTGCAGCGCCTGAGTTTCAAAACAAAACAAAGGCTGGGCCGCATGGCGATTTCATAGCAGAGCTGGATCACATCGTGGGCGAACTGCTGAAGGAGCTGGAAAAACTTGGCATCGCTGACAAGACGCTGGTGCTTTTATCCAGCGACAATGGGCCGGAAACCACCAGTGTAGCGCACATGCGGGCAGATTATGCACATGATGGTGCACGCCCCTGGCGTGGCATGAAGCGGGACGCCTGGGAGGGCGGGCACCGCGTGCCGCTCATCGTTCGCTGGCCAGGCCATGTGAAGGGAGGCAGCACGAGCGATCAGATCGTCTGCCTGACCGATGTGATGGCCACACTTGCAGCCATCACAGGTGCGGAGCTGCCGCCAAATGCCGCGGAGGACAGCTTCAATCTCCAACCTGTGCTGGAAAGCAAAGCCACGGCAGCTGTGCGCCCGTATCTGCTCATGCAGGCTTTTGCTGGAGCGCGCACGCTTTCCATCCGTCGAGGAAACTGGAAGTACATCGACCATCGCGGCTCAGGAGGAAACAATTACGCCAGTTTTGAACTGAAACGCTACAAGCTGACGGAATCGGCCCCCGAGGCGGAAGGCCAGCTCTATGATCTGGCGAATGATCCCGGTGAGACCAACAATCTCTATCTCAAACGGCCCGAAATCGTCGCAGAGCTGAAAGCCCTGCTGGAGCAGTCCAAGCGCGAAGGCCGCAGCACCAGCCCACCGCCGCCATGA
- a CDS encoding zinc-dependent peptidase gives MKSLLIILALAATATLSLDRPKLQIINAGPRTIEIFWAKPDGTRVPNGKIAPGRDNILGTTLGHRFVIVDGTQETEVESKVRIQGFRYDPQSKDGVPACYTQRESAHGFPIVATAKTNPYALKEVAYLLNLMLDHRPDVRQAMIDSGARMIIMAHDEYTTDMPEFARLADEPVKGYENLSAKTYWDTRARGLGGSQTDPFCSCAEENVLGLPGDPYTKECIVIHEFAHCIHLRGMVNVDPTFDTRLKAAYDSAMKAGLWRGKYASVNHHEYWAEGVQSWFDDNRVNDHDHNHVHLRSQLIEYDPGLAALCREVFGSTELHYTKPATRLTDHMAGYDPAKAPAFSWPEPMQAARDLIKAKAQKRDADANATREIRSIEGWKVSISRELLTQQAELTGKALHLLALQLQEIVRVVPAKAVAELRKVPLYFNPSYPKIHPRAEYHPGAEWLKENGRDPVMAKGVEFTNVSIFEAETRRMPNFALHELAHSYHDRVLGFDNAEIEAAFQHAKAAGKYDNVQRQDSEGRKRLAKAYAMTNAKEYFAECSEAFFTRNDFYPFTKDELKQHDPEMFALLQKLWATSS, from the coding sequence ATGAAATCTCTGCTCATCATCCTCGCTCTAGCCGCCACCGCTACTCTGTCGCTGGACCGGCCCAAGTTGCAGATCATCAATGCAGGTCCGCGCACCATCGAGATTTTCTGGGCGAAACCCGACGGCACACGGGTGCCCAATGGCAAAATCGCCCCTGGCAGGGACAACATCCTCGGCACCACCCTCGGACACCGCTTTGTTATCGTCGATGGCACGCAGGAAACGGAAGTGGAGAGCAAGGTGCGCATTCAGGGGTTTCGTTATGACCCACAGTCGAAAGACGGCGTGCCTGCCTGCTACACGCAGCGCGAGAGCGCACACGGCTTCCCCATCGTCGCCACGGCGAAAACAAATCCCTATGCCCTCAAGGAGGTGGCCTACCTGCTCAACCTCATGCTCGACCACCGTCCGGACGTCCGTCAGGCCATGATCGACAGCGGTGCGCGCATGATCATCATGGCGCATGATGAGTACACCACCGACATGCCCGAATTTGCCCGCCTGGCCGACGAGCCCGTGAAAGGCTACGAAAACCTCTCCGCCAAAACCTACTGGGACACCCGCGCGCGCGGCCTTGGCGGCAGCCAGACAGACCCCTTCTGCTCCTGCGCTGAGGAAAACGTGCTCGGCCTCCCCGGCGATCCTTATACCAAGGAATGCATCGTCATTCACGAATTTGCTCACTGCATCCATCTGCGCGGCATGGTCAATGTGGACCCGACTTTCGACACACGTCTCAAAGCCGCCTACGACTCAGCCATGAAAGCCGGGCTCTGGCGCGGCAAGTACGCCAGCGTGAACCACCACGAATACTGGGCAGAGGGGGTGCAGAGCTGGTTTGATGACAACCGCGTCAACGACCACGATCACAATCACGTGCATCTGCGCTCCCAGCTCATCGAGTATGATCCCGGCCTCGCCGCGCTGTGCCGCGAGGTCTTTGGCAGCACCGAACTGCACTACACCAAGCCCGCCACCCGCCTCACCGACCACATGGCGGGCTATGATCCTGCAAAAGCGCCCGCTTTCTCCTGGCCCGAGCCCATGCAGGCCGCCCGGGATCTGATCAAAGCCAAAGCCCAGAAGCGCGATGCAGATGCCAACGCCACTCGTGAGATCCGCAGCATCGAAGGCTGGAAGGTGAGCATCAGCCGTGAACTCCTCACTCAGCAGGCGGAACTGACCGGCAAGGCGCTGCATCTGCTGGCACTGCAGCTCCAGGAAATCGTGCGTGTGGTTCCAGCAAAAGCAGTGGCGGAGCTGCGCAAAGTGCCGCTGTACTTCAATCCTTCGTATCCTAAGATACACCCACGCGCCGAGTACCATCCTGGCGCAGAATGGCTCAAGGAAAACGGGCGCGATCCCGTGATGGCAAAGGGAGTGGAATTCACGAATGTAAGCATCTTCGAGGCAGAAACACGCCGCATGCCCAACTTTGCCCTGCATGAGCTGGCACACTCCTACCACGACCGCGTTCTCGGCTTCGACAATGCAGAGATCGAAGCCGCCTTCCAGCATGCCAAAGCTGCCGGCAAATACGACAACGTGCAACGCCAGGACTCCGAAGGGCGCAAGCGGCTGGCAAAAGCCTACGCCATGACGAATGCGAAGGAATACTTCGCCGAATGCAGCGAGGCCTTCTTTACCCGCAATGATTTCTACCCCTTCACCAAAGACGAGCTGAAGCAGCACGATCCGGAAATGTTTGCACTGCTGCAGAAACTCTGGGCCACATCATCATGA
- a CDS encoding DUF1592 domain-containing protein: MAQTSPHFRFASLVLGLLTAYASAAEHPGAVIYKKMCKECHGAKGEGVKDKYDDPLTGDLTLEALARKIERTMPEDKEGTCVGDDAKNVASYIYESFYSAAAQARSHPPEQDLSRLTIAQYRASVMDIIGRFRMGPGFDRPLKDEAGLKGTYRGVELPKPGEKAVDTTPKQGIKAKRPNYKLDRVDAQVAFHFGADSPDKEKMEAEQFQDSWTGSVVAQETGVYEFMIKTENGARLWINDMSENDALIDAWVSAGPKVREEKKSLYLLGGRAYALRLDHFKFKEQSASIELWWKPPHGTAEIIPQHALRTERPRELMVVRTSFPADDRSVGYERGTSISKAWDQATTEAAISVSEDVVENLNELAGTKDGAPDRAEKLRKFAFTFVEAAFCRPLTEEQKQLYVEAQFKSAKTPEQAVKRVVLFTLKSPQFLYPELREADKPDDYAFASRLALTLWDSIPDKKLIQAAAAGKLRTPEQIRAEAQRMLTDPRTKAKLHGFFHQWLELERAEGNIKDMKLFPGFDESVLADLRESLFEFLDQVVWSPQSDYRQLLQADYLLLNDRLGKFYGKPVQGGSFQQVSFDPKQRAGVVTHPYLLASLATSRATSPIHRGVFLTRNIVGLSLRPPPKAVTFDESHFNPKLTMREKITELTKNNACMSCHSTINPLGFSLENYDAIGRWRTQDNNKPVNAVGDFADDEGRKVHLTGPRDIVNYVAGSPYGHRAFIRQMFNHFVKQQPLAYGAQTLEDLQKSFAASNCNVQKLIVDLTMVAVQNGKSWERAGE, encoded by the coding sequence ATGGCTCAGACATCCCCCCATTTTCGTTTTGCCTCTCTCGTGCTGGGGCTGCTGACGGCGTACGCTTCCGCCGCCGAGCATCCCGGCGCCGTCATTTACAAAAAGATGTGCAAGGAGTGCCACGGTGCCAAAGGCGAGGGCGTCAAAGACAAGTATGACGATCCCCTCACAGGCGATCTGACTCTGGAGGCTCTGGCGCGAAAGATCGAGCGCACCATGCCCGAGGACAAGGAAGGCACCTGTGTGGGCGATGACGCCAAAAATGTCGCCTCCTACATCTACGAGTCCTTCTATTCCGCCGCCGCGCAGGCACGCAGCCATCCGCCGGAGCAGGACCTGAGCCGCCTGACCATCGCGCAGTACCGGGCGTCGGTGATGGACATCATCGGCCGCTTCCGCATGGGGCCGGGGTTTGACCGCCCGCTGAAAGACGAGGCCGGGCTGAAGGGCACCTACCGGGGCGTGGAGCTGCCCAAGCCCGGAGAGAAGGCCGTGGACACCACGCCCAAGCAGGGCATCAAGGCCAAGCGCCCAAACTACAAGCTGGACCGTGTGGATGCACAGGTGGCCTTCCACTTTGGTGCGGACAGCCCGGACAAGGAGAAGATGGAGGCCGAGCAGTTTCAGGACTCCTGGACCGGCAGCGTGGTGGCGCAGGAGACGGGCGTGTATGAGTTCATGATCAAGACCGAAAACGGCGCGCGGCTGTGGATCAATGACATGAGCGAAAACGACGCTCTGATCGACGCCTGGGTGAGCGCTGGGCCGAAGGTGCGAGAGGAAAAGAAGAGCCTCTACCTGCTAGGCGGGCGCGCCTATGCGCTGCGGCTGGACCATTTCAAATTCAAGGAGCAGTCCGCCTCCATCGAGCTGTGGTGGAAGCCGCCGCACGGCACGGCTGAGATCATCCCGCAGCATGCGCTGCGCACCGAGCGCCCGCGTGAGCTCATGGTCGTGCGCACCAGTTTCCCAGCGGATGACCGCAGCGTGGGCTACGAGCGCGGCACCTCCATCTCCAAGGCCTGGGACCAAGCCACCACGGAGGCGGCCATCTCGGTGTCTGAGGATGTGGTAGAGAATCTCAACGAACTGGCCGGCACCAAGGACGGTGCGCCTGACCGTGCAGAGAAGCTGCGGAAATTTGCCTTCACCTTTGTGGAGGCCGCCTTCTGCCGCCCGCTGACGGAGGAGCAAAAGCAGCTCTATGTCGAGGCGCAGTTCAAGAGCGCCAAGACTCCCGAGCAGGCGGTGAAGCGCGTGGTTCTCTTCACGCTGAAGTCGCCGCAGTTTCTGTATCCAGAACTGCGCGAAGCGGACAAGCCGGATGACTATGCCTTTGCCTCCCGTCTGGCGCTGACGCTTTGGGATTCCATCCCTGACAAGAAGCTGATCCAGGCCGCAGCTGCTGGCAAGCTGCGCACCCCGGAGCAGATTCGCGCCGAGGCGCAGCGCATGCTGACCGATCCGCGCACCAAGGCAAAACTGCACGGCTTCTTCCATCAGTGGCTGGAACTGGAGCGCGCCGAAGGGAATATCAAGGACATGAAACTCTTCCCAGGCTTTGACGAGAGCGTGCTGGCAGATCTGCGCGAGTCCCTCTTTGAATTCCTGGACCAGGTGGTGTGGAGCCCGCAGTCTGACTACCGCCAGCTGCTGCAGGCGGACTACCTGCTGCTGAATGACCGCCTGGGAAAATTCTACGGCAAGCCCGTTCAGGGCGGCAGCTTCCAGCAGGTGTCGTTTGATCCCAAGCAGCGCGCCGGAGTGGTCACGCACCCCTACCTGCTGGCCTCCCTGGCCACCAGCCGCGCCACCTCGCCGATCCATCGCGGTGTCTTCCTCACACGCAACATCGTGGGCCTCTCCCTGCGCCCGCCGCCCAAGGCGGTGACCTTTGATGAGAGCCACTTCAATCCGAAGCTGACCATGCGCGAGAAGATCACCGAGCTGACCAAGAACAACGCCTGCATGTCCTGCCACTCCACGATCAATCCTCTGGGCTTCAGCCTGGAAAATTATGACGCGATCGGCCGCTGGCGCACACAGGATAACAACAAGCCTGTGAACGCCGTGGGCGACTTTGCCGATGACGAAGGCCGCAAGGTACACCTGACCGGCCCGCGCGACATCGTGAACTACGTGGCAGGCAGCCCCTACGGCCACCGCGCCTTCATCCGCCAGATGTTCAATCACTTCGTGAAACAGCAGCCCCTGGCCTACGGCGCGCAGACACTGGAGGACCTGCAGAAGAGCTTTGCGGCATCCAACTGCAACGTGCAGAAGCTGATCGTGGACCTCACGATGGTGGCCGTGCAAAACGGGAAGAGCTGGGAGCGTGCGGGGGAGTAG
- a CDS encoding L-serine ammonia-lyase, iron-sulfur-dependent, subunit alpha has translation MSAVSIFNDVIGPVMRGPSSSHCAAALRIGRLARDLMEGDIAEVLVEFDRSGSLPTTHESQGSDMGLFGGLLGWDADDERLPDSAQELAAAGIALHIETVDVGDPHPNTYRLTLRNAHEAHSLIAISTGGGMIEVLSIDGMAMSMDGGYHETLIWLPKTAQAEFEADEVLRHDAGDLQVLQVKGSSFMSTSHLPAIAVKRLSPVLPVPSHKEMRIPFTSCAEMLVQDGARHTPLWQLAVAYEMARGNFTEREVIDKMIAIVRILRKSIASGIAGTHYEDRVLGHQSGRFNELMQAGKLLDGGALNRIVLYVTALMEVKSSVGVIVAAPTAGACAALPGAVIAMAEAMGKSEEEMAQAMLASGIIGVFIATRWTFAAEVGGCQAEGGSAASMAAAALITLAGGTLDQAIAAASLAFQSMLGLICDPIANRVEAPCLGKNVMAASNALSCANMALADFDPLIPLDEVIDAAKAVAERMPREHRCTSLGGLAVTPTSLEIEKKLAEKKARGCGGCGCH, from the coding sequence ATGAGCGCCGTTTCCATTTTCAATGACGTCATCGGTCCCGTGATGCGCGGGCCGTCCAGCTCGCACTGCGCGGCAGCACTGCGCATCGGCAGGCTGGCGCGGGATCTGATGGAAGGAGACATCGCAGAAGTGCTGGTGGAGTTTGACCGCAGCGGCTCGCTGCCCACCACGCACGAGAGCCAGGGCAGCGACATGGGGCTCTTTGGCGGGCTTCTAGGCTGGGACGCGGATGACGAACGGCTGCCGGACTCCGCGCAGGAGTTGGCAGCAGCAGGCATCGCGCTGCACATTGAGACCGTGGATGTGGGAGACCCGCATCCGAACACCTACCGCCTCACGCTGCGCAATGCGCATGAGGCGCACTCGCTGATCGCCATCTCCACCGGCGGAGGAATGATCGAGGTGCTCAGCATTGATGGCATGGCGATGTCCATGGACGGTGGCTATCATGAGACGCTGATCTGGCTGCCGAAGACCGCACAGGCAGAATTTGAGGCAGACGAGGTGCTGCGTCACGATGCAGGTGATCTACAGGTTCTTCAGGTCAAGGGCTCGTCATTTATGAGCACCTCACATCTTCCGGCCATTGCCGTCAAACGCCTCTCCCCGGTGCTGCCAGTGCCTTCGCACAAAGAGATGCGCATACCCTTCACCAGTTGCGCGGAGATGCTGGTGCAGGATGGCGCACGGCATACACCGCTGTGGCAACTCGCGGTGGCGTATGAAATGGCACGCGGAAATTTCACCGAGCGTGAAGTCATCGACAAGATGATCGCGATTGTGCGCATCCTGCGGAAGTCGATCGCCAGCGGCATTGCAGGCACACATTACGAAGATCGAGTGCTGGGGCATCAGAGCGGGCGCTTTAATGAGCTGATGCAGGCAGGGAAGCTGTTGGACGGCGGCGCACTGAACCGCATCGTGCTGTATGTCACGGCACTGATGGAGGTGAAGAGCTCCGTGGGTGTCATCGTGGCCGCACCCACGGCAGGTGCCTGTGCGGCGCTGCCGGGAGCGGTGATCGCCATGGCAGAGGCGATGGGAAAATCCGAGGAAGAGATGGCGCAGGCGATGCTCGCCAGCGGGATCATCGGCGTCTTCATCGCCACGCGCTGGACCTTTGCCGCGGAGGTGGGCGGCTGCCAGGCGGAGGGTGGCTCTGCCGCCAGCATGGCCGCTGCGGCGCTCATCACGCTGGCAGGCGGCACTCTGGATCAGGCCATCGCGGCGGCATCTCTGGCATTTCAGAGCATGCTGGGACTGATCTGTGATCCGATAGCGAACCGTGTGGAAGCCCCCTGCCTGGGCAAGAACGTCATGGCTGCGAGCAACGCGCTCTCCTGCGCCAACATGGCTCTGGCAGACTTTGATCCGCTCATCCCGCTGGATGAGGTGATCGATGCCGCGAAGGCCGTTGCAGAAAGAATGCCCCGCGAGCACCGCTGCACGTCTTTGGGCGGACTGGCGGTGACGCCGACCTCGCTGGAAATTGAGAAGAAGCTGGCGGAGAAGAAGGCGCGCGGGTGCGGCGGCTGCGGATGTCATTGA
- a CDS encoding sialate O-acetylesterase encodes MKTILLSTLLLATQLDAKPLKVFILAGQSNMEGHAKIETFDYIGDDPATAPLLKQMRASDGKPTICDHTWISYYTGKYDGSANGEGTGKVTAGFGARDDATKSNGKIGPEFTFGLTMDAALKEPVLIIKTAWGGRSLNTEFRPPSAGPYELNEYQKKLYYGPPGHGVPKDMDLWLAEKKKETGRFYRYMVEHVKRVLADPKRVCPAYDATQGYEIAGFVWLQGFNDMVDSHTYPDRGKPGRFAVYSDLLAKFIRDVRKDLSAPKMPFVIGVMGVGGLKANPETVAFREAMTAPSLLPEFKGNVVAVPTAPFWSEELGAIDDKRAQVRQMGHYLNSKHKDYANADGHMTEEEKRAYLKQYEAKLISPAEEALWKRGASNAGYHYLGCAKTFALMGRAFAEANLALLNPHQASVAPAELREGEMAGYLFAPTERVPEEFNAGFSLYAAAWPLVATYPGHKFQTGLCGTWMHPQYEEGKKPEGKCYTDIEGGLGWWRDTHFPTTTPKFIMGGVGPNFSFIANGPGYGAGTWEKPRGQYGVAQLSPWLLFPLDGLNLKQGTRGELFGYGYLPLPLTDPKSTTAGKNVPTGNQCWTLFLNTGNFKGPAAFFTPFFWSQSKLDHPEWAEMLLDTRPAGPNKPIQMETQHVPAVLAKDAGGREFARVAPTAFPIGKDGTSTVLHRLTAYQKAALWNDVEKWFSGGAPADGTIKPEASVVHPFRSGGGSNWSIYPPGTKREEKVPLAWNAFATSFAPNPNTFAYKWDSQLTRSSGGLVILPEYYALGTNANGKKPQWNVLPPKEVPTEMGLTGHQFTTPAEKPQEPRTTPEDATSCWKKPGPVAGPFKARLGDGSVVTYYWYRFADQPAMLNADLSDAEREQVQARVEKLHRAWTKDRNYLTPPDFGTLADIDPALILTPPKGLEIGYVPIATRQELEK; translated from the coding sequence ATGAAAACCATCCTGCTCAGCACCCTCCTCCTGGCCACCCAGCTTGATGCCAAGCCTCTCAAGGTTTTCATCCTCGCGGGTCAGTCAAACATGGAAGGACACGCCAAGATCGAGACCTTTGACTACATCGGCGATGATCCCGCCACAGCGCCGCTGCTGAAGCAAATGCGCGCATCTGATGGCAAACCGACAATATGTGATCACACTTGGATCTCCTATTACACCGGCAAATATGATGGCAGCGCGAATGGAGAGGGAACGGGCAAGGTTACCGCTGGCTTTGGTGCGCGAGACGATGCGACGAAATCGAACGGCAAGATCGGGCCGGAGTTCACCTTCGGCCTCACGATGGATGCCGCGCTCAAGGAACCGGTGCTCATCATCAAGACCGCGTGGGGCGGCAGAAGCCTGAACACCGAATTCCGCCCGCCGAGCGCGGGGCCGTATGAACTCAACGAATACCAGAAGAAGCTCTACTATGGCCCGCCGGGTCACGGTGTTCCGAAGGACATGGACCTGTGGCTAGCGGAGAAAAAAAAGGAAACAGGGCGCTTCTATCGCTACATGGTGGAACATGTGAAGCGTGTGCTCGCAGATCCCAAACGCGTGTGCCCGGCCTACGACGCCACCCAGGGTTACGAGATCGCAGGCTTCGTCTGGCTGCAGGGATTTAACGACATGGTCGATAGCCACACCTATCCAGATCGTGGCAAGCCAGGGCGCTTTGCGGTTTACAGCGACCTGCTCGCCAAGTTCATCCGCGATGTCCGCAAGGACCTGAGTGCGCCTAAGATGCCCTTCGTGATCGGTGTCATGGGCGTCGGTGGTTTGAAAGCCAATCCAGAAACAGTGGCCTTTCGCGAAGCCATGACCGCGCCCTCATTGCTACCCGAGTTCAAAGGAAACGTGGTGGCTGTACCGACCGCGCCGTTTTGGTCTGAGGAACTCGGTGCGATCGACGACAAACGCGCACAAGTCCGCCAGATGGGGCATTACTTGAACTCGAAGCACAAGGACTACGCCAATGCCGACGGCCACATGACGGAGGAGGAAAAGCGCGCATATTTGAAGCAGTATGAAGCAAAGTTGATCTCTCCGGCTGAGGAGGCGCTGTGGAAGCGCGGTGCCTCCAATGCCGGTTACCATTACCTCGGCTGCGCCAAGACCTTCGCGCTCATGGGACGGGCCTTTGCCGAGGCCAATCTGGCTCTGCTGAATCCACATCAGGCTTCCGTGGCACCCGCCGAACTGCGAGAAGGCGAGATGGCTGGCTATCTCTTTGCCCCCACAGAAAGAGTGCCGGAGGAGTTCAATGCCGGCTTCTCACTCTACGCAGCCGCCTGGCCGCTGGTGGCCACCTATCCGGGCCACAAGTTTCAAACCGGCTTGTGCGGCACATGGATGCACCCGCAGTATGAGGAAGGAAAAAAACCGGAGGGCAAATGCTACACGGACATCGAGGGCGGCCTGGGCTGGTGGCGCGACACCCACTTCCCCACCACCACGCCCAAGTTCATCATGGGCGGCGTAGGACCGAACTTTTCCTTCATCGCCAACGGCCCCGGTTACGGCGCAGGCACCTGGGAAAAACCACGCGGCCAGTATGGCGTGGCGCAGCTCAGCCCCTGGCTGCTGTTTCCGCTGGATGGCCTGAACCTCAAGCAAGGCACACGGGGCGAGCTGTTTGGCTATGGCTATCTGCCCCTGCCGCTGACTGATCCGAAGAGCACTACCGCAGGCAAAAACGTACCCACGGGAAACCAGTGCTGGACGCTGTTTCTCAACACCGGAAACTTCAAAGGTCCGGCGGCCTTTTTTACGCCATTCTTCTGGTCGCAGTCCAAACTGGACCACCCCGAGTGGGCGGAGATGCTGCTGGATACGCGCCCTGCCGGACCGAATAAACCCATCCAGATGGAGACCCAGCACGTGCCCGCAGTTCTCGCGAAGGATGCAGGCGGCAGGGAGTTTGCACGGGTGGCACCCACAGCCTTCCCCATCGGCAAGGATGGCACCTCCACCGTGCTGCACCGGCTTACAGCGTATCAAAAGGCCGCGTTGTGGAATGACGTGGAAAAATGGTTTTCGGGCGGAGCCCCGGCGGATGGCACCATCAAGCCGGAGGCCTCCGTAGTGCATCCTTTCCGCTCTGGCGGCGGTTCAAACTGGAGCATCTACCCACCGGGAACGAAACGGGAGGAAAAGGTGCCGCTGGCCTGGAATGCCTTTGCCACCTCCTTCGCTCCGAATCCGAACACCTTTGCTTACAAGTGGGACTCGCAACTGACCCGCAGCAGCGGCGGGCTCGTCATCCTGCCGGAATACTACGCACTGGGCACCAACGCCAATGGCAAAAAGCCGCAGTGGAATGTGCTGCCGCCGAAGGAAGTGCCCACAGAGATGGGACTCACAGGGCATCAGTTTACCACGCCCGCTGAAAAACCGCAGGAGCCGCGCACCACGCCAGAAGATGCCACAAGCTGCTGGAAGAAGCCCGGACCGGTGGCAGGCCCCTTCAAAGCCCGCTTGGGAGATGGCAGCGTGGTGACCTATTACTGGTACCGCTTTGCCGACCAGCCCGCGATGCTCAACGCCGACCTCTCCGATGCGGAGCGCGAGCAGGTGCAGGCTCGCGTGGAAAAATTGCACCGCGCGTGGACCAAGGATCGCAACTACCTCACCCCACCCGATTTTGGCACTTTGGCGGACATTGATCCCGCATTGATCCTCACCCCGCCGAAAGGCCTTGAGATTGGCTACGTTCCCATCGCCACTCGGCAGGAGTTGGAGAAATAG